The DNA sequence AGTACGGAAAGCTCTGCGCCTTCTGGGTAATCTCCGCCGCTTCTGCGTAGCCGGTGTGGTCCTTCCACAGCCAAGCCATCGCGTGCAGATTGCCCTTAAACTCCGGCTTCAGAGCCAGCGCGACGCCGTCCGCATCGACCGGGATCGGGGTTGAGCCCGTCGTATCCACGCCAATTCCCACGATCTGCGAAACGTCGAAACCAGCCGTCTTCTTCGCGTCCGCGATCGCCCCCTTCACCGACTCCACGAACCCCTTCAGGTAGTCCGCCGGGTTCTGCCGCGCAAGGTGCACGTCGTGATGGTCCTCGTGCACGCCCGCGTCGCCGGTCTCGTAGTTCCAAACGCTCGTGCCGATCTCCGCGCCGTTCGACGTATCAACCACCAGCGCCCGGACCGAGTTGGTGCCGTAGTCCACGCCAAGCGTGTACTTAGCCATGGTGGTAAACGCTCCAACCGAGGTAGTTGCTCATGGCCTCTTCGACCGAGTCGGCAACTTCGCTGAGGTTGAACGCAACGTGGTGCTCAAAACCGTTGTTGCAGATGAACTTGAGAAGGTCCTGCATCTCTGGAATCTCGACCACGCCAAATCCGCCAAACGTATTCAAAACGTCGTTGGTCAGTTGTCCCTGACCGACGTAAGCCTGAACCTCGCCGTAAACGTCGTCTGTCGAGACGCGGCAGTACGTGAATGCGCCCGTCTTCATCCGGCCCACAATCGTGCCGAACGTATTGTCCTTGCCGACCGTACCCGCGATGATCTCCTGGTAATCCATCTTCTGCTCGGCAAACACCGAGTTCGGCAGGTTCGAGCAGTGGAACACCACCGCCTTGTTCGGGTCGCCGCCGTAGTTATTGTTCCAGTCCAAAAGCGCCGAAGGCGTTCCCGAGGCCAACTGCATCGCGTACATCGAAACCGTGCCCGCCACGTCCGTCTCGCAGGCGCTAGCCCGAAGCGTGTCCGACATCATCGACATCAGCGTGCAAGGCACCACACCGTAAAACTCTTCCAGCGATGTCCAGCACTGGATCGCCGTCGCGTCGATCGCGTTATCCTTGGCCCAGGTGTCAATGGCCGCACCCAGTCGCGCCATCTTGTCCAGCGCCTCGGTCGGAATGCCCTCCGTCTTCGTATAGGCATGGATCGCCGCCAGTTTGTCCTTGACGGTAGGGTCAGCCGAAGTCAGCCGGTTCGCCCACCCCAACACTTCCGAAAGGTCGAGTGTCGCAACCGAAATGCCCGCGTTTTCGAACAGCTTCTCGCTATACCGAACCGTGTTGAACGCCCCCGGCCGCGCGCCGATTGCGCCGATGCGGCAGTTGCGCAGACCCTTCACCACGCGGCACACCGCGCCGAAGTTCTGCAGGTCCTTCTTAAAGGAATCGTTGGTCGGATCGACCGTGTGGAGCGTCGTCAAACTGTACTTAAAGCCGTACTGCCGCAGGTTGTTACAGCACGACATTTTGCCGCAGAAGCTGTCGCGTCGGTCTGCGATCGTCATGCGCTTCGCATCGTCGCCAAAGGCGTGAACGAGAATCGGAACGTTCAAACCCGCGAACTTCAGCGCGTTCACGATGCCGGTCTCTTCCCCAAAGTTGGGAAGCGTAATCAGAATGCCGTCGATCTGATCGCGATGTTGCTTGAACAAATCCGCACACGCTCGCGAGTCGGCAATGGATTCCACCGTACCAAACTGTCGAGCCGACTCGGGCAGGATCACGACGTCGAATCCCTGCTCCTCCAGAACTTGAAGAATCACCTTGCGTCCCGCTTCGCAAAGGTGGGTCGGGAAGAAACCGCGGTTTCCAATGATGACGCCTAGAGTTACTTTTTTCATCGTGCGTTTTTGTCCAGTCTTGAGATTTTAGATGATGGGAAGCGTCGCTTCCAGGTGTGGCGGCAAAAAGGTCGGTGCTGAGTGCCAACAGAGCACGGCGGCAGAACCACCCGCACCACGTCTCCGTCCACCGTACCCAGCAGGGTTTCCAGACGAACTGGTTTCTCGGTCACCGAATTCTGGGCATTAGGTCGGTCCGCCGCAAGAACCTGCCCCATGCAGTAAGGAGCCGGGATTTCGACTTCGATCGTTTCCGTCATGTGTCGATTAACCAGCGTGATCATCGCCATCGTCGCCGTCGCGCTGATCGCTGGCGTGCCGTTCGGCAACATCGGACCGCCTTCCACTTCCACTCGGTAGGCATCCCCGCCAATATGGCCCTGATTGAGCGAAAGCACGTGGTATGTCGGCGTCAGCCACATCGCCTCGCCGTCCGTCATGAGCGGCGCATGAAGCACATTCACGATCTGCGCGAGGTTCGCCATCGAAAGCGAAGAGCTTTGTCGATGGAACACTTCAAACCCGATCGCCGTCGCCACCGCGTCGCGCATCGTGCACGGCTGGGTGTAGTCGTTCGACTCCGTCGCCGAGCCACCCGGACCCCAGTTGCGAGCCTCCGAATGCCATACACCCCACTCATCCAGCGCAATCCCGACGTGCCGACGTCCGCCCGACGCCTCGTCCAAGAACTGCCGAGTCTCGATGATAAAGTCCTCCGTCTTGTCCGCCTCGTCGAGGAGAGCGTAATACTCGTCCTCAGAAAAGTCGGTCCCGTGCCCG is a window from the Armatimonadota bacterium genome containing:
- a CDS encoding fucose isomerase → MKKVTLGVIIGNRGFFPTHLCEAGRKVILQVLEEQGFDVVILPESARQFGTVESIADSRACADLFKQHRDQIDGILITLPNFGEETGIVNALKFAGLNVPILVHAFGDDAKRMTIADRRDSFCGKMSCCNNLRQYGFKYSLTTLHTVDPTNDSFKKDLQNFGAVCRVVKGLRNCRIGAIGARPGAFNTVRYSEKLFENAGISVATLDLSEVLGWANRLTSADPTVKDKLAAIHAYTKTEGIPTEALDKMARLGAAIDTWAKDNAIDATAIQCWTSLEEFYGVVPCTLMSMMSDTLRASACETDVAGTVSMYAMQLASGTPSALLDWNNNYGGDPNKAVVFHCSNLPNSVFAEQKMDYQEIIAGTVGKDNTFGTIVGRMKTGAFTYCRVSTDDVYGEVQAYVGQGQLTNDVLNTFGGFGVVEIPEMQDLLKFICNNGFEHHVAFNLSEVADSVEEAMSNYLGWSVYHHG
- a CDS encoding alpha-N-arabinofuranosidase; translation: MTARLRVLQDEIHGRISPRLYGHFAEHLGRCCYDGLFVGKNSSIPNIEGFRKDVVKALRDMPTPMLRWPGGCYADHYHWKDGIGADRPIRLGMSCGLQVLDTNELGTDEFLTLCALIGAEPYLAGNMGSGSPEELCHWIEYCNTALPTALAQQRRANGQDEPYGVKLWGIGNENWGCGGNYDAESYALEYRRYSLMAQHVDPTIEMVCCGHDTDWNRQCIDKLRNHLGFVDHYSIHRYWINGGHGTDFSEDEYYALLDEADKTEDFIIETRQFLDEASGGRRHVGIALDEWGVWHSEARNWGPGGSATESNDYTQPCTMRDAVATAIGFEVFHRQSSSLSMANLAQIVNVLHAPLMTDGEAMWLTPTYHVLSLNQGHIGGDAYRVEVEGGPMLPNGTPAISATATMAMITLVNRHMTETIEVEIPAPYCMGQVLAADRPNAQNSVTEKPVRLETLLGTVDGDVVRVVLPPCSVGTQHRPFCRHTWKRRFPSSKISRLDKNAR